Proteins from a genomic interval of Salvelinus alpinus chromosome 7, SLU_Salpinus.1, whole genome shotgun sequence:
- the cenpu gene encoding centromere protein U isoform X2, whose protein sequence is MSKKSQMSKMLKLVQHELVEGPSKDTQKSKATDSHISPNVSTIEKASFLDECDTYGNPLHSTALEEDFSPNLAQNKEGVVKEGAAKRRWGPSKKVNSTTPKRPTQSGRGQTKRRASKVVQAKGSPQQNVKPKARPQKEIAEGTGEEDLTEAQSRPSAPQKKAVRKEQDTEVDDSRSSGEEEEIEVSAPGSSPQPIHKKRRTSLSSENLTHEDISWNPSQKKAKPDDVRKQRKSSVERGSRGKSSSGRAGPSKRDEQKRRNVKNPTDLDVVLDSFLEFVSEYMDAVDSNAVLQAIDALSSSFEDQLTEKITASKELKFLKRDNAKMNAAINCKRARLLEAKNELIRSEAQLRALQKDQSRLEQRLTDIRKGTTFLKDLGHLHKIYLDHRKAHPNQAEEYGPSSLPALLLEARDVLGTEDQLKTVNERLQQALDRVTHNK, encoded by the exons ATGAG TAAGAAGAGCCAAATGTCGAAGATGCTCAAACTTGTGCAACACGAGCTTGTTGAG GGTCCATCAAAAGATACACAGAAATCTAAAGCAACGGACAGTCATATTTCCCCAAATGTTTCTACCATTGAGAAAGCCAGTTTCCTTGATGAGTGCGATACTTATG GTAACCCACTGCACAGCACTGCCCTTGAGGAAGATTTCAGCCCAAACTTGGCTCAAAACAAAGAGggagtggtgaaggagggggcaGCTAAGAGAAGATGGGGCCCATCCAAAAAGGTTAATAGTACGACCCCAAAAAGACCCACACAGTCTGGGAGAGGTCAGACCAAACGGAGAGCTAGCAAAGTGGTCCAGGCAAAGGGATCTCCGCAGCAAAATGTCAAACCAAAAGCCAG GCCCCAAAAAGAGATTGCAGAAGGGACAGGTGAAGAGGATTTAACAGAAGCTCAGAGCAGGCCTTCTGCACCACAGAAAAAGGCAGTCAGAAAGGAACAGGACACAGAAGTGGATGACTCG AGGTCATCGGGTGAGGAGGAGGAAATTGAGGTGTCTGCTCCGGGCTCCAGTCCTCAACCTATTCATAAGAAACGTAGAACATCCCTGTCTTCAGAGAATCTGACGCATGAGGACATTAGTTGG AATCCAAGTCAGAAGAAGGCCAAACCAGACGATGTGCGAAAGCAAAGGAAGTCCTCAGTTGAGAGGGGTTCGAGGGGGAAGTCCTCCTCAG GAAGGGCTGGTCCTTCCAAAAGAGACGAGCAGAAACGAAGGAATGTAAAAAATCCCACTGATCTTGATGTGGTGTTGGACTCATTTTTGGAATTCGTGTCAGAGTATAT GGATGCAGTGGATTCTAATGCAGTATTGCAGGCTATAGATGCTCTCTCAAGCTCTTTTGAAGATCAACTCACAGAGAAG ATAACTGCTTCAAAGGAGCTAAAATTCCTGAAAAGGGACAACGCAAAG ATGAATGCTGCCATTAACTGTAAGAGAGCCAGGCTGCTCGAGGCCAAAAATGAACTTATAAG GAGTGAGGCCCAATTGAGGGCCCTGCAGAAGGACCAGTCTCGACTTGAGCAGAGGCTAACAGACATACGGAAGGGAACCACTTTCTTGAAAGATCTGGGTCACCTGCACAAGATCTACCTGGACCATAGAAAAGCCCACCCTAACCAGgcggaggag TATGGCCCCTCCAGTCTACCAGCTCTTCTCCTGGAGGCCCGTGATGTGCTGGGGACTGAAGATCAGCTGAAGACTGTCAACGAGAGGCTGCAACAGGCTCTGGACAGAGTGACTCACAACAAGTGA
- the cenpu gene encoding centromere protein U isoform X1, protein MSKKSQMSKMLKLVQHELVEKGPSKDTQKSKATDSHISPNVSTIEKASFLDECDTYGNPLHSTALEEDFSPNLAQNKEGVVKEGAAKRRWGPSKKVNSTTPKRPTQSGRGQTKRRASKVVQAKGSPQQNVKPKARPQKEIAEGTGEEDLTEAQSRPSAPQKKAVRKEQDTEVDDSRSSGEEEEIEVSAPGSSPQPIHKKRRTSLSSENLTHEDISWNPSQKKAKPDDVRKQRKSSVERGSRGKSSSGRAGPSKRDEQKRRNVKNPTDLDVVLDSFLEFVSEYMDAVDSNAVLQAIDALSSSFEDQLTEKITASKELKFLKRDNAKMNAAINCKRARLLEAKNELIRSEAQLRALQKDQSRLEQRLTDIRKGTTFLKDLGHLHKIYLDHRKAHPNQAEEYGPSSLPALLLEARDVLGTEDQLKTVNERLQQALDRVTHNK, encoded by the exons ATGAG TAAGAAGAGCCAAATGTCGAAGATGCTCAAACTTGTGCAACACGAGCTTGTTGAG AAGGGTCCATCAAAAGATACACAGAAATCTAAAGCAACGGACAGTCATATTTCCCCAAATGTTTCTACCATTGAGAAAGCCAGTTTCCTTGATGAGTGCGATACTTATG GTAACCCACTGCACAGCACTGCCCTTGAGGAAGATTTCAGCCCAAACTTGGCTCAAAACAAAGAGggagtggtgaaggagggggcaGCTAAGAGAAGATGGGGCCCATCCAAAAAGGTTAATAGTACGACCCCAAAAAGACCCACACAGTCTGGGAGAGGTCAGACCAAACGGAGAGCTAGCAAAGTGGTCCAGGCAAAGGGATCTCCGCAGCAAAATGTCAAACCAAAAGCCAG GCCCCAAAAAGAGATTGCAGAAGGGACAGGTGAAGAGGATTTAACAGAAGCTCAGAGCAGGCCTTCTGCACCACAGAAAAAGGCAGTCAGAAAGGAACAGGACACAGAAGTGGATGACTCG AGGTCATCGGGTGAGGAGGAGGAAATTGAGGTGTCTGCTCCGGGCTCCAGTCCTCAACCTATTCATAAGAAACGTAGAACATCCCTGTCTTCAGAGAATCTGACGCATGAGGACATTAGTTGG AATCCAAGTCAGAAGAAGGCCAAACCAGACGATGTGCGAAAGCAAAGGAAGTCCTCAGTTGAGAGGGGTTCGAGGGGGAAGTCCTCCTCAG GAAGGGCTGGTCCTTCCAAAAGAGACGAGCAGAAACGAAGGAATGTAAAAAATCCCACTGATCTTGATGTGGTGTTGGACTCATTTTTGGAATTCGTGTCAGAGTATAT GGATGCAGTGGATTCTAATGCAGTATTGCAGGCTATAGATGCTCTCTCAAGCTCTTTTGAAGATCAACTCACAGAGAAG ATAACTGCTTCAAAGGAGCTAAAATTCCTGAAAAGGGACAACGCAAAG ATGAATGCTGCCATTAACTGTAAGAGAGCCAGGCTGCTCGAGGCCAAAAATGAACTTATAAG GAGTGAGGCCCAATTGAGGGCCCTGCAGAAGGACCAGTCTCGACTTGAGCAGAGGCTAACAGACATACGGAAGGGAACCACTTTCTTGAAAGATCTGGGTCACCTGCACAAGATCTACCTGGACCATAGAAAAGCCCACCCTAACCAGgcggaggag TATGGCCCCTCCAGTCTACCAGCTCTTCTCCTGGAGGCCCGTGATGTGCTGGGGACTGAAGATCAGCTGAAGACTGTCAACGAGAGGCTGCAACAGGCTCTGGACAGAGTGACTCACAACAAGTGA
- the casp3b gene encoding caspase-3b isoform X1, with amino-acid sequence MSDLVDAKCITAQGPGSPSVPRFTIENHKVDARPPADMYTYKMNYPSLGQCVIINNKNFDRRTGMSSRKGTDVDAGYARKVFERLGYNVKVANDQTVQQIQQLLYTVSHDDHSQSASFVCVMLSHGDEGVFYGTDGNVELQKLTGLFRGDRCKTLVGKPKLFFIQACRGSDLDCGIETDSVAGGIETDSVAANYPERVPVEADFLYAYSTAPGYYSWRNTDKGSWFIQALCEMLQRYGKQLDIMQIMTRVNHKVAHDFEASPNANKQIPCIVSMLTKHLYFPH; translated from the exons ATGTCTGATTTGGTGGATGCCAAATGCATAACTGCACAGGG GCCAGGGAGTCCCTCAGTGCCAAGGTTTACTATAGAGAATCATAAAGTAGATGCTAGGCCTCCAGCTGACATGTACACATATAAAATGAACTACCCCAGCCTTGGACAATGTgtcatcatcaacaacaagaaCTTTGACAGGAGAACAG GAATGAGTTCTCGCAAGGGAACAGATGTGGACGCTGGCTATGCAAGGAAAGTGTTTGAACGTTTGGGGTACAACGTGAAAGTTGCCAATGACCAGACTGTGCAGCAGATCCAACAGCTGCTTTACACTG TGTCTCATGACGACCACAGCCAGTCGGCctcctttgtgtgtgtgatgctgaGCCATGGAGACGAGGGTGTGTTCTATGGCACAGATGGAAATGTGGAGCTCCAGAAGCTCACCGGACTCTTCAGGGGCGACCGCTGCAAAACACTGGTGGGAAAGCCCAAACTCTTCTTCATCCAG GCGTGCCGTGGCTCTGATCTGGACTGtggaatagagacagacagtgttGCTGGTGGAATAGAGACGGACAGCGTTGCTGCTAACTATCCAGAGAGGGTTCCAGTGGAGGCAGACTTTCTCTATGCTTACTCTACAGCCCCAG GCTACTACTCTTGGAGGAACACCGACAAGGGCTCCTGGTTCATCCAGGCCCTCTGTGAGATGTTACAAAGGTACGGCAAACAGCTGGACATTATGCAGATCATGACACGTGTCAACCACAAGGTGGCACATGACTTCGAGGCTTCCCCCAATGCCAACAAGCAGATCCCTTGCATTGTGTCTATGTTGACCAAACATCTCTACTTTCCACATTGA
- the casp3b gene encoding caspase-3b isoform X2, whose translation MFRPGSPSVPRFTIENHKVDARPPADMYTYKMNYPSLGQCVIINNKNFDRRTGMSSRKGTDVDAGYARKVFERLGYNVKVANDQTVQQIQQLLYTVSHDDHSQSASFVCVMLSHGDEGVFYGTDGNVELQKLTGLFRGDRCKTLVGKPKLFFIQACRGSDLDCGIETDSVAGGIETDSVAANYPERVPVEADFLYAYSTAPGYYSWRNTDKGSWFIQALCEMLQRYGKQLDIMQIMTRVNHKVAHDFEASPNANKQIPCIVSMLTKHLYFPH comes from the exons ATGTTCAG GCCAGGGAGTCCCTCAGTGCCAAGGTTTACTATAGAGAATCATAAAGTAGATGCTAGGCCTCCAGCTGACATGTACACATATAAAATGAACTACCCCAGCCTTGGACAATGTgtcatcatcaacaacaagaaCTTTGACAGGAGAACAG GAATGAGTTCTCGCAAGGGAACAGATGTGGACGCTGGCTATGCAAGGAAAGTGTTTGAACGTTTGGGGTACAACGTGAAAGTTGCCAATGACCAGACTGTGCAGCAGATCCAACAGCTGCTTTACACTG TGTCTCATGACGACCACAGCCAGTCGGCctcctttgtgtgtgtgatgctgaGCCATGGAGACGAGGGTGTGTTCTATGGCACAGATGGAAATGTGGAGCTCCAGAAGCTCACCGGACTCTTCAGGGGCGACCGCTGCAAAACACTGGTGGGAAAGCCCAAACTCTTCTTCATCCAG GCGTGCCGTGGCTCTGATCTGGACTGtggaatagagacagacagtgttGCTGGTGGAATAGAGACGGACAGCGTTGCTGCTAACTATCCAGAGAGGGTTCCAGTGGAGGCAGACTTTCTCTATGCTTACTCTACAGCCCCAG GCTACTACTCTTGGAGGAACACCGACAAGGGCTCCTGGTTCATCCAGGCCCTCTGTGAGATGTTACAAAGGTACGGCAAACAGCTGGACATTATGCAGATCATGACACGTGTCAACCACAAGGTGGCACATGACTTCGAGGCTTCCCCCAATGCCAACAAGCAGATCCCTTGCATTGTGTCTATGTTGACCAAACATCTCTACTTTCCACATTGA
- the casp3b gene encoding caspase-3b isoform X3, producing the protein MYTYKMNYPSLGQCVIINNKNFDRRTGMSSRKGTDVDAGYARKVFERLGYNVKVANDQTVQQIQQLLYTVSHDDHSQSASFVCVMLSHGDEGVFYGTDGNVELQKLTGLFRGDRCKTLVGKPKLFFIQACRGSDLDCGIETDSVAGGIETDSVAANYPERVPVEADFLYAYSTAPGYYSWRNTDKGSWFIQALCEMLQRYGKQLDIMQIMTRVNHKVAHDFEASPNANKQIPCIVSMLTKHLYFPH; encoded by the exons ATGTACACATATAAAATGAACTACCCCAGCCTTGGACAATGTgtcatcatcaacaacaagaaCTTTGACAGGAGAACAG GAATGAGTTCTCGCAAGGGAACAGATGTGGACGCTGGCTATGCAAGGAAAGTGTTTGAACGTTTGGGGTACAACGTGAAAGTTGCCAATGACCAGACTGTGCAGCAGATCCAACAGCTGCTTTACACTG TGTCTCATGACGACCACAGCCAGTCGGCctcctttgtgtgtgtgatgctgaGCCATGGAGACGAGGGTGTGTTCTATGGCACAGATGGAAATGTGGAGCTCCAGAAGCTCACCGGACTCTTCAGGGGCGACCGCTGCAAAACACTGGTGGGAAAGCCCAAACTCTTCTTCATCCAG GCGTGCCGTGGCTCTGATCTGGACTGtggaatagagacagacagtgttGCTGGTGGAATAGAGACGGACAGCGTTGCTGCTAACTATCCAGAGAGGGTTCCAGTGGAGGCAGACTTTCTCTATGCTTACTCTACAGCCCCAG GCTACTACTCTTGGAGGAACACCGACAAGGGCTCCTGGTTCATCCAGGCCCTCTGTGAGATGTTACAAAGGTACGGCAAACAGCTGGACATTATGCAGATCATGACACGTGTCAACCACAAGGTGGCACATGACTTCGAGGCTTCCCCCAATGCCAACAAGCAGATCCCTTGCATTGTGTCTATGTTGACCAAACATCTCTACTTTCCACATTGA
- the irf2b gene encoding interferon regulatory factor 2 isoform X3 encodes MTNKYKATMPVERMRMRPWLVEQINSSLIPGLIWINREKRIFQIPWMHAARHGWDLEKDAPLFMNWAIHTGKYQLGIDKPDPKTWKANFRCAMNSLPDIEEVKDKSIKKGTNAFRVYKMLSASERQTKKGKKRTEKGGKNKQVEPGFPAMESMNGSVGDHHGPVVKVEVKEEVKDEYFTDCTEYLHQSSHSPGYDQLIVDDLPCVCQTIEVTTENEEQSVSSSHPYPLQISPVSSYGGSSWWAVGIKFHFLCAESALLLTTQHGHLCHWWKGNQLQSDQHQGPHAPH; translated from the exons ATGACAAACAAGTACAAG GCGACCATGCCCGTGGAGAGGATGCGAATGCGGCCATGGCTGGTGGAACAGATAAACTCTTCCCTAATCCCTGGCCTGATATGGATTAATAGA GAGAAGAGGATCTTCCAGATTCCATGGATGCATGCTGCAAGGCATGGCTGGGATTTGGAGAAAGATGCTCCTTTATTTATGAACTGGGCCATTCATACAG GAAAATACCAACTAGGGATCGACAAACCAGACCCGAAAACATGGAAGGCCAATTTCCGCTGTGCTATGAACTCTCTGCCTGATATTGAGGAGGTGAAAGACAAGAGCATCAAGAAGGGGACCAACGCTTTCAGAGTATACAAGATGCTGTCTGCTTCAGAGCGCCAGACCAAGAAAG gAAAGAAGAGGACTGAGAAAGGAGGAAAGAACAAG CAGGTGGAGCCCGGATTCCCAGCCATGGAGAGCATGAATGGGTCTGTTGGAGACCATCATGGGCCGGTGGTGAAGGTGGAGGTGAAGGAGGAGGTGAAAGACGAGTACTTTACAGACTGCACAG AATATCTTCATCAGAGCAGTCACAGTCCTGGGTACGACCAGCTGATCGTCGACGACCTGCCTTGTGTCTGCCAGACCATCGAGGTGACCACGGAGAATGAGGAGCAGTCAGTCAGCTCCAGCCACCCGTACCCACTCCAGATCTCCCCTGTGTCCTCGTATGGAG GATCTTCGTGGTGGGCTGTGGGAATCAAGTTTCACTTCCTCTGTGCTGAGAGTGCCCTCTTGCTCACTACCCAGCATGGCCACCTTTGTCACTGGTGGAAAGGTAACCAACTTCAAAGTGACCAGCACCAGGGACCCCATGCCCCTCATTAG
- the irf2b gene encoding interferon regulatory factor 2 isoform X1, with the protein MTNKYKATMPVERMRMRPWLVEQINSSLIPGLIWINREKRIFQIPWMHAARHGWDLEKDAPLFMNWAIHTGKYQLGIDKPDPKTWKANFRCAMNSLPDIEEVKDKSIKKGTNAFRVYKMLSASERQTKKGKKRTEKGGKNKQVEPGFPAMESMNGSVGDHHGPVVKVEVKEEVKDEYFTDCTEYLHQSSHSPGYDQLIVDDLPCVCQTIEVTTENEEQSVSSSHPYPLQISPVSSYGESDPDSVHSEEDSKEDLRGGLWESSFTSSVLRVPSCSLPSMATFVTGGKVTNFKVTSTRDPMPLISYSNSPWTRDMPAAQHPPSEQASSSQASAAETRASVIMKTSDVSSVKTC; encoded by the exons ATGACAAACAAGTACAAG GCGACCATGCCCGTGGAGAGGATGCGAATGCGGCCATGGCTGGTGGAACAGATAAACTCTTCCCTAATCCCTGGCCTGATATGGATTAATAGA GAGAAGAGGATCTTCCAGATTCCATGGATGCATGCTGCAAGGCATGGCTGGGATTTGGAGAAAGATGCTCCTTTATTTATGAACTGGGCCATTCATACAG GAAAATACCAACTAGGGATCGACAAACCAGACCCGAAAACATGGAAGGCCAATTTCCGCTGTGCTATGAACTCTCTGCCTGATATTGAGGAGGTGAAAGACAAGAGCATCAAGAAGGGGACCAACGCTTTCAGAGTATACAAGATGCTGTCTGCTTCAGAGCGCCAGACCAAGAAAG gAAAGAAGAGGACTGAGAAAGGAGGAAAGAACAAG CAGGTGGAGCCCGGATTCCCAGCCATGGAGAGCATGAATGGGTCTGTTGGAGACCATCATGGGCCGGTGGTGAAGGTGGAGGTGAAGGAGGAGGTGAAAGACGAGTACTTTACAGACTGCACAG AATATCTTCATCAGAGCAGTCACAGTCCTGGGTACGACCAGCTGATCGTCGACGACCTGCCTTGTGTCTGCCAGACCATCGAGGTGACCACGGAGAATGAGGAGCAGTCAGTCAGCTCCAGCCACCCGTACCCACTCCAGATCTCCCCTGTGTCCTCGTATGGAG AGAGTGACCCAGACAGTGTGCACAGTGAAGAGGACTCCAAGGAG GATCTTCGTGGTGGGCTGTGGGAATCAAGTTTCACTTCCTCTGTGCTGAGAGTGCCCTCTTGCTCACTACCCAGCATGGCCACCTTTGTCACTGGTGGAAAGGTAACCAACTTCAAAGTGACCAGCACCAGGGACCCCATGCCCCTCATTAGCTACAGCAACAGCCCCTGGACCAGGGACATGCCAGCAGCCCAGCACCCTCCCTCAGAGCAGGCTTCCTCCAGCCAggcctctgctgcagagaccagAGCCAGCGTTATCATGAAGACATCAGACGTCTCCTCTGTCAAGACCTGCTGA
- the irf2b gene encoding interferon regulatory factor 2 isoform X2, whose product MPVERMRMRPWLVEQINSSLIPGLIWINREKRIFQIPWMHAARHGWDLEKDAPLFMNWAIHTGKYQLGIDKPDPKTWKANFRCAMNSLPDIEEVKDKSIKKGTNAFRVYKMLSASERQTKKGKKRTEKGGKNKQVEPGFPAMESMNGSVGDHHGPVVKVEVKEEVKDEYFTDCTEYLHQSSHSPGYDQLIVDDLPCVCQTIEVTTENEEQSVSSSHPYPLQISPVSSYGESDPDSVHSEEDSKEDLRGGLWESSFTSSVLRVPSCSLPSMATFVTGGKVTNFKVTSTRDPMPLISYSNSPWTRDMPAAQHPPSEQASSSQASAAETRASVIMKTSDVSSVKTC is encoded by the exons ATGCCCGTGGAGAGGATGCGAATGCGGCCATGGCTGGTGGAACAGATAAACTCTTCCCTAATCCCTGGCCTGATATGGATTAATAGA GAGAAGAGGATCTTCCAGATTCCATGGATGCATGCTGCAAGGCATGGCTGGGATTTGGAGAAAGATGCTCCTTTATTTATGAACTGGGCCATTCATACAG GAAAATACCAACTAGGGATCGACAAACCAGACCCGAAAACATGGAAGGCCAATTTCCGCTGTGCTATGAACTCTCTGCCTGATATTGAGGAGGTGAAAGACAAGAGCATCAAGAAGGGGACCAACGCTTTCAGAGTATACAAGATGCTGTCTGCTTCAGAGCGCCAGACCAAGAAAG gAAAGAAGAGGACTGAGAAAGGAGGAAAGAACAAG CAGGTGGAGCCCGGATTCCCAGCCATGGAGAGCATGAATGGGTCTGTTGGAGACCATCATGGGCCGGTGGTGAAGGTGGAGGTGAAGGAGGAGGTGAAAGACGAGTACTTTACAGACTGCACAG AATATCTTCATCAGAGCAGTCACAGTCCTGGGTACGACCAGCTGATCGTCGACGACCTGCCTTGTGTCTGCCAGACCATCGAGGTGACCACGGAGAATGAGGAGCAGTCAGTCAGCTCCAGCCACCCGTACCCACTCCAGATCTCCCCTGTGTCCTCGTATGGAG AGAGTGACCCAGACAGTGTGCACAGTGAAGAGGACTCCAAGGAG GATCTTCGTGGTGGGCTGTGGGAATCAAGTTTCACTTCCTCTGTGCTGAGAGTGCCCTCTTGCTCACTACCCAGCATGGCCACCTTTGTCACTGGTGGAAAGGTAACCAACTTCAAAGTGACCAGCACCAGGGACCCCATGCCCCTCATTAGCTACAGCAACAGCCCCTGGACCAGGGACATGCCAGCAGCCCAGCACCCTCCCTCAGAGCAGGCTTCCTCCAGCCAggcctctgctgcagagaccagAGCCAGCGTTATCATGAAGACATCAGACGTCTCCTCTGTCAAGACCTGCTGA